Sequence from the Pseudocalidococcus azoricus BACA0444 genome:
AGAGGGGGCCTGGGGGTTAAAGGGATGAGTGGCTGTGGTGCGGCTGGTGTCAATACTGACGATGGCGGGACTGTTTTGGGCAACAATATCGGCAATAAAGTTGGCTGAGGTGGTGGTGGTCGTGAGTCCAGGCCTGGGCAGGGAAACCTGAGTCGAGGTTGACCCCAAAGGATTCAGCGGCATTTGACACCCCACCACCAGGCCCGCCAATACACCTGTCCCCAGCCGGAGAATCCAAGATAAACAATTCCTAGAAGGGCTGGAGTTAGAACTATGGGGCTGATTGGGCATGGTGTGGCACTCGGCGGGGCAGCTTAATTCGGGGAGAGGGGCGATTTCGGTTGGGGCCATAGGTAAATTAGACCAGAAATCCAGGTAAGAGTAATGGCCAGACCATAGGCTCCCCAGGCCCCCCACTGCCAGAGGATTGAGTGCTCAGGAACCAGAAGGGCGGCTACAGCAATAATTTGGGTCACAGTTTTGACTTTGCCCCAGAGATTTGCCCCCGAAATTTGGGTTTGATTCACCCGCCAACCGGCAATCCCCAACTCCCGCAATAAAATTAAAAACACTGTCCAGGCCGGGATTTCTTGCAACTGCACGAGGGCGAGAAGGGGGGCTAAGACGAGTAATTTATCCACCAACGGATCGAGAATTTTGCCCAGGTCACTGACTTGGTTAAACCGCCGGGCCACATAGCCATCTAGCCAATCCGTCAGGGCCGCCCCTAGGAATAATCCTAAGCAAATCCACCGACTAAAAGGGCTACTATCCACCGCCAAAATGCCAATCATCACCGGGGCCACCAGCAACCGACTCAGGGTAATCCAGTTTGCAACGGTCACAACACTATTCCGATAATCACAATAGAAACGGGAAGCATGGGGCTGATGGTGGACTGGACGGAAAAAGAGGTCAAGGGCTGGTCACGGTTAAATTCGGCCTGGCTTTGGCAGTGGGCCGATGGAGCCTGGTTGGATCTTAGCCCTGTTTTAGCCCGGACGGTGGCAGATAGGTTAGCCCAGTTACAGGAAACGCCAAATTTACCGATTTTGTTAATTGTCAGAGACCCGCTGCTGTTCTTGGGCAGTCTTTTGGCGGCGTTAATCTCCGAGCGGCCCATTTTTATCGCCAACCCGGCCTGGCAGACCCAAGAGTGGCATCAAGCTGGGCAAATACTCCCGCCCGTAACCATTTGGACGGATCTAGTCAATTTAGACTTACCCAATTTTGACCAGGCCTCGCGCCCCAAACCCGGTTGGATGATGATTCCCACAGGGGGTTCGAGTGGCCAGATTCAGTTTGCGATTCACACTCAAGCGACAATTTTGGCAGCGATCCAGAGCTTTCAAACCGGCTATGGCCTTTCTAAAATTGACTCTCTCAATCCCTTGCCTCTCCATCATGTCAGTGGCTTAATGCCGGTTTTGCGGAGTTTTTTCACAGGAGGCATGGTTAAATTACTCTCCGATTGGCGAATTTTCGGACACCTACCGCCAGATTTGGTGCAAAATCACATCTTCTCCCTCGTTCCCCGCCAGCTACAAACATTATTGGATTCAGGACAAGCCATCCCCACCCTCCAGGCCTTGCAGGTGATCCTCTTGGGCGGTGGCCCCAGTTGGCAGACTCTTTTGGAGCAAGCCCGGAGCCAAAACCTCCCCCTCTCCCCCTGTTATGGGATGACCGAAACCTTGGGTTTAATTGCGCGTATCCCAGTCAGAGAATTTCAGGACAACCCCACTGCCGCCTATCAAGTCTTACCCAATGTTTCTCTGGATATTCTCAGCCCTGATCCGGCCGGTATTGGGACGATAAAACTGCAAACTCCGGCCTTAATGGTCGGCTACTACCCAGAGCGATTAACAATTCCAGGCCTGATCACTGGCGATTTAGGCAGCCTCAATGGGCATCAGCAATTAACCCTATGGGGTCGGCAACAGCGGCTGATTATTACCGGTGGTGAAAAAGTCCTCCCAGAAGAAGTCGAAGCTGCGATCCAAAATACGGGCCTGGTGGCGGATGTCTATGTCTTTGGCCAGGACGATGCAACTTGGGGGGAAATAGTGACAGCGATTTATGTTCCCGCGGGGCCTGGGGTGACAGAAGCAGACTTAAAAGCTGCCTTGGTGGGTCAACTGAGCCATTATAAACATCCTAAACATTGGCAATCTGTGGCTAAACTGCCCCGGACTCCCCAAGGCAAACTGCACCCTAGGCATCTCAAAAAACTGACTTAAGATTCTCTGAAAGTTTGTGCTAACTGCTCGCCGCCCAGGCCAACCCAGGTAAGGCGATACAATTAAAAAACTGTTTTATCCTATCCCTGGCCCCTGCACTAGCCGATTCATGACTAATACCTACACCACCCTCTTAAATGGTAAACAACTGGCAACTGACCTTGAAATTGAACTCATTGAGACGATTCAAAACCTGAGTGCCAAAGTTGGTCGCCCCCCTGGCCTGGCTGTAATTATGGTCGGTTCTAACCCTGCTAGTGTTGCCTATGTCCGGAATAAAGAACTGGCCTGTAAACGGGTCGGAATCCTCTCCTTTAGTTCCCATTTGCCCGCCAGTACCTCTCAGTCCGAGTTAGAGATCCTAATAGAACAGTTAAACAACAATCCCCAAGTGGATGGCATTTTGTTGCAATTACCTGTGCCGCCCCATTTGGATGAACGGACTTTACTTTACAGAATTGATCCCGATAAAGATGTAGATGGCCTGCATCCGGAAAATTTGGGGCGATTAGTCCGGGGTGAACCTGGCCTGCAAAGTTGTACTCCAGCGGGTGTGATGCGCCTATTGGCCGCCCATAAAATTAAACTTTCAGGTCTTTCCGCCGTAGTCGTAGGTCGGAGTATTTTAGTCGGTAAACCCCTGAGTCTGATGCTATTGGCCGCCGATGCCACAGTCACCATGGCCCACTCTCGCACCCATAACCTCAGTGCCGTAACGCGCGCCGCCGATTTAGTCATTGCCGCAGCGGGTAAACCAAACTTAATTAACGCTGAGATGATTCGCCCTGGAGCCATTGTTGTGGATGTGGGGATCAATCGGATTGAAGGCCCCGATGGTAAATCAATCTTAATCGGGGATGTAAATTTCCAGGCCCTTCAAGGGATTGCCAGCTTCTTAACCCCAGTGCCAGGGGGGGTGGGGCCAATGACCGTGGCCATGTTGCTGCACAATACAGTATGGAGCTATCGCGCACGTCACGGGCTACTCTAGGCAAGATTTATTCAGTCCGGCCGCCCCAGCCCCAGGCGTTTGTGATA
This genomic interval carries:
- the pgsA gene encoding CDP-diacylglycerol--glycerol-3-phosphate 3-phosphatidyltransferase encodes the protein MTVANWITLSRLLVAPVMIGILAVDSSPFSRWICLGLFLGAALTDWLDGYVARRFNQVSDLGKILDPLVDKLLVLAPLLALVQLQEIPAWTVFLILLRELGIAGWRVNQTQISGANLWGKVKTVTQIIAVAALLVPEHSILWQWGAWGAYGLAITLTWISGLIYLWPQPKSPLSPN
- a CDS encoding AMP-binding protein, whose product is MVDWTEKEVKGWSRLNSAWLWQWADGAWLDLSPVLARTVADRLAQLQETPNLPILLIVRDPLLFLGSLLAALISERPIFIANPAWQTQEWHQAGQILPPVTIWTDLVNLDLPNFDQASRPKPGWMMIPTGGSSGQIQFAIHTQATILAAIQSFQTGYGLSKIDSLNPLPLHHVSGLMPVLRSFFTGGMVKLLSDWRIFGHLPPDLVQNHIFSLVPRQLQTLLDSGQAIPTLQALQVILLGGGPSWQTLLEQARSQNLPLSPCYGMTETLGLIARIPVREFQDNPTAAYQVLPNVSLDILSPDPAGIGTIKLQTPALMVGYYPERLTIPGLITGDLGSLNGHQQLTLWGRQQRLIITGGEKVLPEEVEAAIQNTGLVADVYVFGQDDATWGEIVTAIYVPAGPGVTEADLKAALVGQLSHYKHPKHWQSVAKLPRTPQGKLHPRHLKKLT
- the folD gene encoding bifunctional methylenetetrahydrofolate dehydrogenase/methenyltetrahydrofolate cyclohydrolase FolD, with amino-acid sequence MTNTYTTLLNGKQLATDLEIELIETIQNLSAKVGRPPGLAVIMVGSNPASVAYVRNKELACKRVGILSFSSHLPASTSQSELEILIEQLNNNPQVDGILLQLPVPPHLDERTLLYRIDPDKDVDGLHPENLGRLVRGEPGLQSCTPAGVMRLLAAHKIKLSGLSAVVVGRSILVGKPLSLMLLAADATVTMAHSRTHNLSAVTRAADLVIAAAGKPNLINAEMIRPGAIVVDVGINRIEGPDGKSILIGDVNFQALQGIASFLTPVPGGVGPMTVAMLLHNTVWSYRARHGLL